The genomic window CCATTTAATTCCTTTTTGTATATCAAGACGGGCATCCGTATCTATTTTCAATTTGAATTTATGCATCTAAATCAAAATCATCTTGCACTTTATCCCAATCTAATAAGCGCTTAGGGTCTTTTTCAGCTTTTGCAATCCTTTCTTTTACTATTGACTTTTGATCTTCAGGAATTTCAAACTCGTCAACTTCATTACAAACATCTATATTTAATTCTTTCATTAATTCCTTAATGAAATGGAGTTTGCTCTCGGGAATTCTAAGTGTTATTTCTTTCATATCAATAGCCTTTTCCTTTACTGAATTTAATCATTAAAAGCCAAATATACACACTAAAGTTCAGGACATTGCTGCATCTTACTATCGGGAAATCTTGTATTACAGCATTACAAATTCACAGAATTTATAGGTCTATTTCATAACTTTACAGGATTATAATCCGTTTTGGTTATAACTTTACGGGATTACAATCCCTTTTGGTCATACTATTGGATATATTGGAAAATCCATTTAGGCTAAAACACAACACTAAGAATCATAATGATAGCGGCAGGCATAAATCAACAGCTCCTTGTCAAGGAACTGATAAACCAACCTGTGTTCCTGATCTATCCTTCTGGACCAATACCCAGCTAAATCAAATTTTAGGGGCTCTGGTTTTCCCAAACCTTCATAGGGATTACGCTTAATGTCTTTGATCAATGCATTGATCTTTTTACAGAATTTTTTATTGTTTTTCTGCCAATACTGATAATCATCCCATGCGTTTTCCGTAAAAGTCAAAAGCATTTTAATCCTCTATTTTTGGCCTTACGGTTTTTCCCGTTTTCATTTGATTGATAGATTCATACAATCTATCGGCATTTTTCTTGGAGCTTAATAAATGCACGGTTTCCATAATAGAGTTGTATTCCTCAAGAGAAATCAGAACAGAACCCTTGCCTGTTTTTCTTTTGATAATAAGCGTTTCATTATCGTTTTCTATGGTGTCAAGAAATTTTTTTAGCCCAGCACGGAATTCTGAATAATTGGCAACAATCATAAATTAAATGTTTAATTACGTACAAAAATACGTACTTAATAAAGAAAAAGTTTCCTGAAATTAAATCAGTACTGTTTGAAATATTTCATATGGCTTTAAAAACCGCTCAAGTCAAGAGTAAATAATTGAAGATCTTAAAAAATTACAAGTCTATTTTTTGAGATTATTTTTTATCTCACTCAAAAATTCCCTTGCCTTGTTAGCTTTAGCAAACGAAACTTTGTAATTACTATATCGCGCATTCATACAGGCATCATACAACCACCTGTAGTAGGGAGAGCAAGCAGGCAGATGCGTTTTTATAAGCTGAATTGTTGCTATGTGTTTAGAGAGCCTTTTGTTTTTTCTTTTCATAACCTTTGCAAAATAAAGATTAAGTTCCTTGTAGGTTTTTCCATTTTCTTTTATGGGAAAAAGCTCATTTTGCACAAAATGAAGTGCAGCGTAAAATGCTGTTGTAACTACCCAATCATTAAATTTCTTGCTTGACAAGAGAAAATCGCAGGCAGCCTCATTGTGAATAGCATGCTGTTTGCTCATTTAGATGATTTGTGCTTTAAAACAAAGCCGTCTGAACGAATATAATTTTCATCTAAATTTCCATCAGAATCACATATTGTGATTTGAATATGATATAAGTCTTCGGAAACTTTATTTTCAAATTCAGAGACAAATTCATAGACAGAAATGATTTTTTTGCTTAAAAACTCATCATGAGGTAGAACTACCATGATTGTAAAATCATCCCAGGAGTTGATTTTTAAAAAAGCTGAAATAGGATTTAAATTGTTCTTATTAAAATGATGGAGGACTTGCTTGGTATGCTTACCGGCTTTATTGATGTTTTTCACAAGCTTTTCCAGCACAAGCTTTTGAGCCTCTTCAAGACTTTCATTCTTGCCTTTCAAATATGCATCAATTACATGGTCGCTGGAAAATAACTTTTCCTTATGGGAAGTAAATTCCCAATTGGTGGGTGCATTTATTTCATTGATTGCATTCATGTTATAACTGTTTATCTTTTACAAAGTTAATATTAATTGAGCAATCGAATTATTTGCAATATAACTGCTACTGTCTTTTCAACAAAAATTATTTCAAAATAGTCTCAATAGCCTCTACAAAATATTCGTGCTCGAGTTTCTGCACTTTTTGCTGAATGCTTTCAGGTGTGTCTTCATCAGAAATACTGCATTTTTTCTGAAGAATAATTTCGCCCTCATCGTATTTTTCATTCACAAAATGAATGCTGATGCCGCTTTCCTTATCTCCTGCTGATTTTACAGCCCATAACTGGCGCGCATTTTGCAGCCTAGCTTGAAGCCCAGCGAATGCGTGCCCAGCTGCACCAGTCAAACAGGCGTGCCGACTGTGGGTGCCTACCAAACAACCCCAGAAGTTTCTTATTTTAGTCGAATGTCTGAAAAATATAAAATATCAGATTGGATTGACCCGCACTTGTCAAAAGCCAAACGGCAAATGAGTGCGAGTGGGGTGGAACTCAAAATCTTCTGAAATAGATGAAAACTATCGACCGATGGCAATTCCTGGAACTTATACTTTGGGTTCTGTTTTGTTGCTCAATCTTCTTAAAATTCACTGTTTTAAGAATTCCTTATCTGAATCAGTTATTTTTTGTATTAGGCTTTTCCATTTGGATCATCTACTTCAAAAGAATTTTCAGCAGTTTCAAATACTGGAACAAAAGCAAGGGACTATCCATCATAATCTCAATATTCTATATTTTCGCTTCATTGATTGTATCAGGTCTTATTTATAGAATGCTCTACTGGTACTATTCTGATTTTATAGTAAAGAGTTCTTTTAACGTCTTAATCTTTGGTTCACTGCTTACAGTTATCTATTATTTATTTCGCGGAAGAAAGAAAAAAGAAATATTTTTCACTTTATTTGGTCCAGTCTTTATCAGATCCTTATTTCTTTTAGCTGTAGGAATCGCGCTTTCGTTTCGATGGCCTCTTATCTATTATTGATAATTAATACTCCCCCCGGTTCCCGCCATGCTTTGCATGGTGGTTAAAATAGCAATACCACCTAACTGCGCCTTGCTGTCGAGAGCTTTTAGCACGTGGAATAATTTTCATTCATCAATTACCTCCAGGGCTCTCCATTACCTTCCTGACCAAAGAGATGTTCGTCTATCCAATTGTCATATTTTTTCCTTTCTACTCTTTCAAATACCGTAACCTGTTCTTCGCCATCTAAGATTACGTAGCTGTATAGCTTAGATGAATCAATGCTTAATACATCATAGGGTTCTAAAAAGGGCCAAAGGATTTTAGAAAGTATATTCCAGGGCTTATAATCAAGCCGGGTGCCTTTGGGGTGAGGAGATGTAAAACATTTGTTCACTTCATAACCATAGCCGCTGAAATCCATCATGTAAAGGGTTCCATCCTTAGCTTTTATCAGGCGCTTATTTATAAAGCCATCTTCTCCCTGATACCAGCCTACAATAAGTGTATCTCTTTCTTTATAGAGTTGATATTTGGCTTGTTTTTCCCTCATCGGTTGTAAAGGGTGGCTGATTTTTTTATAGATAATATTTAAACTGTCATTTCTCACGAAAAACAACATCAATGAACTATCCTTATCCGAGATAGCATAATAGAATGCACTGGTATCACCGTAGCATATCTTATTAAGTGTACTTTTTTCTTTACGATTTGTCAAAATCAATAAGCATTCCGATTTTGAAACACTTAATACGGTATCTTCAATGGAGTTATAGCGGTAATCATAGAAGAAAAATTCATTATTCCTGCTTATAAGAGAGGTTGTTCGCATGTGAGTCTTCCAAGTTCCAATAACTGTACTATCCTTAGTTGGTTTTATGTCCATTGTTTTTTCAATGTCACCAAACGCCATACTTGGCTTTGTTGACGGTTTCTTTTCCTCTTCCGGCTTGCTGTATTTCCAAAAAGTGGTTTCCTCCTGCTGACTAGCACAGCTAAGTAGAAAGAGAAAAAGGAAAATACCGTATGTTTTAATTCCTATCACCACTGTATTTTGCTTTATAGAATTTTTCTAAAAAATACCTCATAACTGATTTACATTAAACCCCAAAGCCGCGCTTAGCGACTAAGGACTTTTCTTCCAAAACCTCC from Chitinophagales bacterium includes these protein-coding regions:
- a CDS encoding formyltransferase family protein — translated: MVGTHSRHACLTGAAGHAFAGLQARLQNARQLWAVKSAGDKESGISIHFVNEKYDEGEIILQKKCSISDEDTPESIQQKVQKLEHEYFVEAIETILK
- a CDS encoding type II toxin-antitoxin system Phd/YefM family antitoxin, producing MIVANYSEFRAGLKKFLDTIENDNETLIIKRKTGKGSVLISLEEYNSIMETVHLLSSKKNADRLYESINQMKTGKTVRPKIED
- a CDS encoding Txe/YoeB family addiction module toxin, with amino-acid sequence MLLTFTENAWDDYQYWQKNNKKFCKKINALIKDIKRNPYEGLGKPEPLKFDLAGYWSRRIDQEHRLVYQFLDKELLIYACRYHYDS